In Thunnus thynnus chromosome 20, fThuThy2.1, whole genome shotgun sequence, a single window of DNA contains:
- the LOC137171545 gene encoding uncharacterized protein produces MSCVEKRHMSHRVGSMLHHRFPNGFTDLFMDETDREVSTLTDRAFRSLCIGDDAVYNDEFLYGYSPFSCHKPLAGEPLKKTHHKESKKQGQNKNDKKVVPSHGQQKNISHMSSFLKALSATEESCEGMLIKNGGMTDSNGESWDKSALRSIQRELSEFSSDYHTNLTDRHHKNHHRHHSSDGSSNKTGKDALLSGKSSKIKNGKSTVKLRKLNIKNFFLHSEFSPFQTWRDFNQFPFGQEDTVTSILPTDNIPKWYDLPFYKELTEAHRKETLHTEETQSHQKAAVELPPPTAPKPIPPPSPPKVLPKPSATIAEKKSSDRGDGSAAPWRRNRSRANSTVSVSQLGVPPQDNCSSTVNESPLLLKKEARSVEVKAVEEVSSVASTPFSICQLMTPLIPSRQPTETSEILQAVFSPSALDLPLRPHSEAKLTPEPPVKRDSYKSLASSILFNLKDNRKRVKSRYSPPKFKTLEVPESGSQSPQSDHLKHPQAGSDGNASGLSTPAIFKDGQIVCSPLLESPTVGLTKHDIDQPLSDDYLLSNLLQTKREAAGNGEENPISSIIHSKKNKSPIAKKQNYPSLNLYKKASPVNSDMKYLQVPLSTSAPEYIDQPAETNELSPLTLNKELSPKALPTNTGLSPNTLNVNKDRSPIISPHALEKEGLSSNVSVGKRPLNVPDKAKWPAKDIKEKDSGTQPFSSKERDTTGQTTRTMDVIRAAKEAINATKSKVLFVAQSESINKPISDIEELRGKEIDEMFAYSKEMISSRRESSVAENNDVLSQSGSEASGSTLVGKKEPPPVPKRNFAKSDIQLALDKQQTHNTDKLTNDDLGEAKLDSPAKDSESVQKRGRLKHLFSARQNNYIKCQRYTVMDDEQGGKYEEGDLKVNTRTEKDEETMSLREIRDSECIINDLHALKELERARLGDRVHENAKNKLGVVNIDEEARAKNDLISRELRNIKKGMLSMRGNTSAKREIFTKKEKEQSKPEVFRKIDGNVIVNKAVINDNYDKAKLALEEIITERQIRRNKMTEQDANPILEENAGDDIYVTRVQQRKQSMKDSLTESKEKEKDLKERLGDLRDHNHMRQILSKTEPRLDESHRSGGRITFPGMDKVGNEPDALLNNKAKYVTDKVTDNPSYVADDSEDLINENEDKNLDTPPVPPRSKKGGNRTDGGVTRETDSLKDIAVENILNKDGIGLPENGEAHSAKEMRSTGSGKQDVDSDLFTKEALPSQSESSSNEEMCDAVNNANLKSTTGTDAVICDNIAPSEYQQSENILCLSPEFREKEYKANNLQTDMSPTRESIFANNNAKAQETGKVKRKAPLKPDNLTMPDEHVTKNLVAEEESDIIHTASEEVNVDAETLSEIPRGIISPLLLVNGVSVTQSPPDQASLSSKSSYFSVESALHRNTETESNVDQSLENSTGEVEELDELGENVSTRNSKQDSERTEVEYYSLSDHESEPELVKRPIKSQKETEGLYKEGKERENTIAGQSLSHDENNQTPMSPSNIFSPTLGVPALFKVKNNTFSNKLKKTVQPWSPRGSLSGSEKGEEELHQVKENPEILLANETVTSGSTSMADEIFKPKEILSKHSAPLPLSSSNLQSDNPKKPQAGGFLAVPQEEDRFSGVTPSSEGVESLTASTADTADDKGVNADKPAEREVLKVPSERSGSTCSGNESQMGLPKPPTVLPKSEKAVLKALKLTNRRIKKEEAQKSPHKSSQSSSKHKSDRHKSELKSSSSSRNGKSSEKKHREKTEDGHHHNESHHGKSSNDRSEPLLCERRGHDSENQHHNRTEMSRKTRRQSLDSVKNNNQNTEALPRVAAERQGRRTDRHIRDKPEQRHYSSDRVISNVPVYKAHVGDRPISDRPFQRSQSIDRYLGDKVERRLSADMSNNEKLDSRSQRIEKSIMDELQQRGRARDKVSRDNPLRRSHSIDTYSSDVSHPSVLSRQSSHTSHTSQLSRQSSIEHTIVTQSFPMTQRKLLQDPDSGQFFFVDMPVQVKTKTFFDPETGNYVQLPVQPPEGAVLKASPMEVLKPPLVVYHSFVPVPLSPMAKKASIKAPHMEAEESELRHLERSKQMNCQDGNPYLEPVYGQHDHMLGEFLGTEELDCPS; encoded by the coding sequence ATGAGCTGTGTGGAAAAGCGACACATGAGCCATCGGGTGGGGAGCATGCTCCACCATCGCTTCCCTAATGGCTTCACTGACTTGTTCATGGACGAGACTGATCGTGAGGTCAGCACTCTCACTGATCGAGCCTTCCGAAGTCTTTGCATCGGAGATGACGCAGTTTACAATGACGAGTTCTTGTATGGATACTCACCTTTCAGCTGCCACAAACCGTTGGCGGGGGAACCCCTTAAAAAGACTCATCATAAGGAATCTAAAAAGCAAgggcaaaataaaaatgacaaaaaagtggTGCCCAGCCACGGACAGCAGAAGAACATATCCCACATGTCGTCTTTCCTCAAGGCATTGAGTGCCACAGAGGAAAGCTGTGAGGGGATGTTAATTAAAAATGGAGGTATGACAGACTCTAATGGGGAATCATGGGATAAGTCGGCACTTCGCAGCATCCAAAGGGAGCTATCGGAATTCTCCTCGGATTATCACACCAATCTCACAGACAGACATCACAAGAACCATCATCGACATCACTCCAGTGATGGTTCATCGAACAAAACAGGCAAAGATGCCCTTCTCTCAGGGAAATCATCAAAGATCAAAAATGGGAAATCCACTGTCAAACTACGGAAGCTTAATATCAAAAACTTTTTCCTCCACAGTGAGTTCAGCCCTTTCCAAACATGGAGAGATTTTAACCAGTTCCCCTTTGGCCAAGAGGACACAGTCACCTCTATTCTCCCTACAGATAATATCCCTAAATGGTACGACTTGCCGTTTTACAAGGAGCTGACAGAGGCACACAGAAAAGAGACTCTGCATACAGAGGAGACACAGTCACACCAGAAAGCAGCAGTTGAACTCCCTCCTCCCACTGCTCCTAAACCCATCCCTCCCCCTTCACCACCGAAGGTCCTGCCAAAGCCCTCAGCTACTATTGCTGAGAAGAAGTCATCAGACAGAGGTGATGGGAGTGCTGCCCCCTGGAGGCGCAACAGGTCCAGGGCAAACAGTACTGTTTCAGTCAGTCAGCTAGGGGTACCACCTCAGGACAACTGTTCATCAACAGTGAATGAAAGTCCTTTGTTGCTCAAAAAGGAAGCGAGATCTGTGGAAGTGAAAGCAGTTGAGGAAGTCAGCTCTGTGGCCTCTACTCCGTTCAGCATCTGCCAGCTGATGACTCCCCTCATTCCCTCCAGACAACCGACAGAAACATCAGAAATCCTGCAAGCTGTCTTCTCCCCCTCTGCGCTTGACCTTCCACTAAGACCACACTCTGAGGCCAAACTTACCCCTGAACCTCCAGTTAAGCGAGATAGCTACAAATCACTTGCCTCTAGCATCCTCTTCAACCTCAAAGACAACAGGAAAAGGGTAAAAAGCCGTTATAGCCCACCTAAATTCAAAACATTAGAAGTACCTGAGAGTGGCTCCCAATCTCCGCAATCAGATCATCTGAAACATCCACAAGCTGGATCTGATGGCAATGCTTCTGGCTTAAGCACTCCTGCCATTTTTAAAGATGGACAGATAGTTTGCAGTCCCCTTTTGGAATCCCCAACTGTTGGTCTTACTAAGCATGATATTGATCAGCCTCTCTCAGATGATTATTTGCTATCAAATCTTCTGCAAACTAAAAGGGAGGCTGCCGGTAATGGTGAGGAAAATCCCATCTCCTCTATTATACActcaaaaaagaacaaaagtcCCATCGCTAAAAAGCAAAACTATCCTTCCCTGAATTTGTACAAGAAAGCCAGCCCTGTCAACAGTGATATGAAATATCTCCAAGTCCCCTTGAGTACCAGTGCCCCTGAGTACATAGACCAACCAGCTGAGACAAATGAACTTTCACCACTCACACTAAACAAAGAACTTTCTCCAAAAGCACTGCCAACAAACACAGGGCTTTCGCCAAATACTTTAAATGTCAACAAAGATCGTTCACCGATAATTTCACCCCATGCACTTGAGAAAGAGGGGTTGTCATCAAATGTATCAGTAGGGAAAAGACCACTAAATGTACCAGACAAGGCAAAGTGGCCTgcaaaagacataaaagaaaaagactcTGGCACACAGCCTTTTAGTTCTAAGGAAAGGGATACTACTGGCCAGACCACGAGGACAATGgatgtcatcagagcagcaaaGGAAGCAATTAATGCAACAAAAAGTAAAGTTCTATTTGTAGCTCAGTCAGAGAGCATCAACAAACCAATTTCAGACATAGAGGAACTGAGGGGAAAAGAAATAGATGAGATGTTTGCCTATTCAAAAGAAATGATTAGCAGCAGGCGGGAAAGTTCAGTAGCAGAAAACAACGATGTTTTATCTCAAAGTGGAAGCGAAGCATCTGGTTCAACACTGGTTGGAAAGAAAGAGCCCCCGCCAGTCCCAAAAAGAAATTTTGCTAAATCTGATATTCAATTGGCTCTtgacaaacagcaaacacataACACTGACAAACTCACTAATGATGATTTGGGGGAAGCGAAATTAGATTCACCAGCAAAAGACAGTGAATCTGTCCAGAAACGAGGGCGGCTCAAACATCTATTCTCAGCCAGACAgaacaattatataaaatgtcagagataCACGGTGATGGATGATGAACAAGGAGGCAAGTATGAGGAAGGTGATCTGAAAGTGAACACAAGAACAGAGAAGGATGAGGAGACGATGTCACTCAGAGAAATTAGAGATAGTGAGTGTATAATTAATGATTTGCATGCTTTGaaagagctggagagagcaCGGCTTGGCGACCGTGTTCACGAGAATGCAAAGAACAAATTAGGAGTTGTTAATATAGATGAGGAGGCGAGGGCTAAGAACGATTTGATCTCAAGGGAGCTTAGGAATATTAAAAAGGGCATGCTGTCTATGAGAGGGAACACATCAGCTAAGAGAGAAATATTTACgaagaaagagaaggagcagAGTAAGCCCGAGGTTTTCAGAAAGATAGACGGCAATGTCATTGTCAACAAAGCAGTTATAAATGACAATTATGACAAAGCCAAATTGGCACTTGAAGAGATCatcacagaaaggcagataagaagaaataaaatgacagaacaGGATGCGAATCCAATATTAGAGGAGAATGCTGGTGATGATATTTATGTAACAAGGGTACAGCAACGTAAACAATCTATGAAAGATTCTTTGACAGAGTccaaggaaaaagaaaaagacctAAAAGAGAGGTTAGGTGATCTGAGAGACCACAATCACATGAGACAGATCCTATCAAAAACTGAACCTAGACTCGATGAATCTCACAGATCAGGTGGCAGAATAACTTTCCCAGGCATGGACAAAGTTGGCAACGAGCCTGACGCACTCCTAAATAACAAAGCTAAATATGTGACTGATAAAGTAACTGATAATCCCAGCTATGTTGCTGATGATTCAGAGGATctgataaatgaaaatgaagacaaaaaccTAGATactcctcctgttcctcctaGAAGCAAAAAAGGAGGGAATAGAACAGATGGAGGTGTTACTAGGGAGACAGATAGTTTGAAAGATATAGCTGTAGAAAATATCTTAAACAAAGATGGGATAGGCCTACCTGAAAATGGTGAGGCACACTCAGCAAAAGAGATGAGAAGCACGGGCTCAGGAAAACAAGACGTAGATAGTGACCTTTTCACGAAAGAAGCTTTGCCAAGCCAAAGTGAATCCAGTTCTAATGAAGAGATGTGTGACgctgtaaataatgcaaatttGAAATCCACTACCGGAACTGATGCAGTTATATGTGACAACATTGCTCCTTCAGAGTACCAACAATCtgaaaatatattgtgtttatCACCAGAGTTCAGAGAAAAAGAATATAAAGCAAATAACTTGCAAACTGACATGAGCCCCACTAGGGAAAGCATATTTGCAAACAACAATGCTAAGGCACAGGAAACAGGCAAAGTAAAGCGGAAGGCCCCTTTAAAACCAGACAATTTAACCATGCCAGATGAGCATGTAACTAAGAATTTAGTGGCAGAAGAAGAATCTGACATAATACATACCGCTAGTGAGGAAGTAAATGTGGATGCAGAAACTCTCAGTGAAATCCCCAGGGGTATAATATCACCCTTACTCCTGGTAAATGGTGTTAGCGTTACTCAGAGCCCACCAGATCAAGCCAGCTTGTCCTCAAAATCATCCTACTTCTCTGTGGAGAGTGCACTGCACAGAAATACTGAGACTGAGTCAAATGTTGACCAATCTCTTGAGAACTCAACTGGAGAGGTGGAGGAACTTGATGAGTTAggagaaaatgtttcaactcGAAACTCAAAACAGGATTCAGAAAGGACAGAAGTGGAATATTATTCTTTAAGTGATCATGAAAGTGAGCCAGAGCTTGTAAAGCGACCAATAAAATCTCAAAAAGAGACAGAAGGTCTGTACAAGGAGggcaaagaaagagaaaatactaTTGCGGGTCAAAGCTTAAgtcatgatgaaaataatcagacaCCAATGTCACCCTCTAACATTTTCTCACCAACTTTGGGGGTCCCAGCCTTATTCAAAGTCAAGAACAACACTTTCAGTAATAAGTTGAAGAAGACTGTACAACCCTGGTCACCAAGAGGGAGTTTGAGTGGTTCAgagaagggagaggaggagTTACATCAAGTAAAGGAAAATCCAGAGATCCTATTGGCTAATGAAACTGTTACCAGTGGCAGCACCTCAATGGCAGATGAAATCTTCAAACCTAAAGAGATTTTATCAAAACACTCAGCACCCCTGCCTCTCTCTTCTTCAAATCTGCAAAGTGACAACCCAAAGAAACCCCAGGCTGGAGGGTTCCTTGCTGTCCCACAGGAGGAAGACAGATTTTCTGGGGTGACTCCATCATCTGAAGGCGTGGAGAGCTTAACAGCCAGCACAGCTGACACAGCTGATGACAAGGGAGTGAATGCTGATAAACCAGCAGAGCGGGAAGTATTAAAGGTTCCCAGTGAACGCTCTGGGTCCACCTGCAGTGGTAATGAAAGCCAAATGGGCCTGCCCAAACCTCCAACTGTCTTACCCAAATCTGAAAAGGCTGTTCTCAAAGCCTTGAAGCTGACCAATAGAAGGATAAAGAAGGAGGAGGCCCAGAAGTCGCCCCACAAGTCATCTCaaagcagcagcaaacacaaaTCGGATAGACACAAATCCGAGCTCAAaagcagtagtagtagcagaAATGGCAAGAGCAGcgagaaaaaacacagagaaaaaacgGAAGATGGTCATCATCACAATGAAAGTCACCATGGAAAAAGCAGCAATGACAGGAGTGAGCCACTACTCTGTGAAAGAAGAGGCCATGACAGTGAAAACCAGCATcacaacagaacagaaatgaGCCGCAAGACTCGAAGGCAGAGCCTTGATTCAGTGAAAAACAATAACCAGAACACTGAAGCACTTCCCAGAGTTGCAGCAGAACGGCAAGGCCGCAGGACTGACCGACACATTCGAGATAAGCCAGAGCAAAGACATTATAGCAGTGATAGGGTCATTAGTAACGTACCTGTGTACAAAGCTCATGTTGGCGATAGACCCATATCAGACAGGCCATTCCAACGGTCGCAAAGCATTGATAGGTACTTAGGAGATAAAGTGGAGCGCAGGCTCAGCGCCGATATGTCAAACAATGAAAAGCTTGATTCAAGAAGCCAGCGCATCGAGAAATCCATCATGGATGAGCTCCAGCAGAGAGGCAGAGCCAGAGACAAGGTGAGCAGAGACAACCCACTGAGAAGGAGTCACAGTATTGACACGTACAGCTCAGATGTGTCTCACCCTTCAGTCCTGTCCCGCCAGTCAAGCCACACCAGCCACACCAGCCAGCTTTCTCGCCAGTCCAGCATCGAACACACCATTGTTACGCAGTCCTTCCCTATGACTCAACGAAAGCTCCTCCAGGATCCAGACTCAGGGCAATTCTTTTTTGTGGACATGCCCGTACAGGTCAAGACAAAAACCTTCTTTGATCCTGAAACAGGAAACTATGTGCAGTTGCCAGTCCAGCCACCTGAGGGTGCTGTTCTCAAGGCATCCCCCATGGAAGTTTTGAAACCACCACTGGTTGTTTACCACAGCTTTGTCCCAGTGCCTCTGTCCCCCATGGCTAAGAAAGCCTCCATCAAAGCCCCTCATATGGAGGCAGAAGAGTCTGAGTTGAGACACCTAGAAAGGTCGAAGCAAATGAACTGTCAGGACGGAAATCCGTATTTAGAGCCTGTCTACGGTCAACATGACCACATGTTAGGGGAGTTCCTTGGCACTGAAGAGCTGGACTGTCCGAGTTGA
- the LOC137171969 gene encoding bone morphogenetic protein 2-like — protein MTAGALRVWFVVALQLRCVTLLAIPRDRGTAGKQEGSDATKTVSEKLDALFHLKDLPRGPTVAPHKKAPQFMLDLFNAVTVADGTPKSQKEILEGNIVRSFEDKGHAGERFHFFNLSSFGREERMIKAEFRWFRKKQKFYLGRSYSPHFYKVDLYEVLDSRVKPWRGNLITSRLVPLYTQGWEVFNVTQTVSKWIRNSQENNGILVVTTLPSGNWMESVVSSSKQKLTDTNAYLVIFSDDGRAGASNQSYLGQAQPAAAAPELQEHSSRRRRRAPDFLPYGRSQSCQRVPLFVDFEEIGWSGWIISPLGYNAYHCKGSCPFPLGGSLRATNHATVRSIMHALKLSVDEVEAPCCVPDRLQSISLLYFDDEENVVLKQYDDMVALSCGCH, from the exons ATGACAGCAGGAGCTCTGCGCGTCTGGTTCGTCGTCGCTCTCCAGCTCAGGTGCGTCACCCTGCTCGCCATCCCGCGGGACAGAGGGACGGCAGGCAAACAGGAGGGTTCGGACGCGACGAAGACTGTGAGCGAGAAACTGGACGCGTTGTTTCATCTGAAGGATTTACCTCGAGGTCCAACTGTGGCTCCTCACAAGAAGGCGCCTCAGTTCATGTTGGATCTTTTTAACGCGGTGACAGTGGCCGATGGGACGCCGAAAAGCCAAAAGGAGATTCTGGAAGGAAACATAGTGAGGAGTTTCGAGGATAAAG GTCATGCTGGAGAGAGGTTTCACTTTTTCAACCTGTCGTCTTttggcagagaggagagaatgatTAAAGCTGAGTTCCGCTGGttcagaaagaaacagaagttTTACCTCGGAAGGTCATACAGTCCTCATTTCTACAAG GTGGATCTGTATGAGGTGTTGGACAGCCGAGTGAAGCCATGGAGAGGAAACCTCATCACATCCAGACTGGTGCCTCTGTACACACAGGGATGGGAAGTCTTCAATGTCACTCAAACG GTGTCCAAGTGGATCCGCAACAGTCAGGAGAACAACGGCATCCTGGTGGTGACAACACTTCCTTCTGGTAACTGGATGGAGTCAGTGGTTTCCTCATCTAAACAGAAGCTGACAGACACAAACGCCTACCTGGTCATATTCTCAGACGATGGGAGGGCAGGAGCCTCAAATCAGTCATACTTGG GACAAGCTCaacctgcagctgcagcacctGAGCTCCAGGAGCACAGCAGCAGAAGGCGACGCAGAGCTCCAGATTTCTTACCTTATGGCCGCTCTCAGTCCTGCCAGCGCGTTCCCCTCTTCGTTGACTTTGAGGAGATTGGCTGGTCAGGATGGATCATCTCTCCCCTTGGTTACAACGCCTACCACTGCAAAGGCTCCTGCCCGTTCCCGCTGGGAGGAAGCCTCAGAGCGACCAACCACGCCACTGTGCGCTCCATCATGCATGCACTCAAGCTCTCTGTTGACGAAGTGGAGGCGCCATGCTGTGTGCCTGACAGACTCCAGTCCATCAGTTTGTTATATTTTGATGATGAGGAGAACGTGGTTTTGAAGCAGTATGATGACATGGTGGCATTGAGCTGCGGCTGTCACTGA